From Cecembia calidifontis, one genomic window encodes:
- a CDS encoding 1,4-dihydroxy-2-naphthoyl-CoA synthase, with product MEINWKTVKEYDDITYKKCDGVARIAFNRPEVRNAFRPKTTSELLDAFKDAHEDTSIGVVLLTGEGPSPKDGVYAFCSGGDQRARGHQGYVGEDGYHRLNILEVQRLIRFMPKVVIAVVPGWAVGGGHSLHVVCDLTLASKEHAIFKQTDADVTSFDAGYGSAYLAKMVGQKKAREIFFLGRNYTAQEAFDMGMVNAVIPHAELETTAYEWAQEILAKSPTSIKMLKFAMNLTDDGMVGQQVFAGEATRLAYMTEEAKEGRNAFLEKRKPNFKHIKWIP from the coding sequence GTGCGATGGGGTGGCCAGAATAGCTTTTAACCGTCCGGAAGTGAGGAATGCTTTTAGGCCCAAGACCACTTCCGAGCTTTTGGATGCTTTCAAGGATGCCCATGAGGATACGAGCATAGGTGTTGTCCTTTTGACGGGAGAAGGACCCTCGCCCAAGGATGGAGTGTATGCTTTTTGTTCAGGAGGTGACCAAAGGGCAAGAGGACATCAGGGTTATGTGGGGGAAGATGGCTACCATAGACTGAATATTTTGGAGGTGCAAAGGTTAATCCGTTTTATGCCCAAGGTGGTGATTGCTGTAGTACCCGGTTGGGCAGTGGGTGGAGGACATAGCCTTCATGTGGTCTGTGACCTGACCTTGGCCAGTAAAGAACATGCCATTTTCAAACAGACCGATGCAGATGTGACCAGTTTTGATGCCGGTTATGGTTCGGCCTATCTGGCCAAAATGGTGGGCCAAAAGAAAGCCAGGGAAATATTTTTTCTGGGGAGGAATTACACCGCTCAGGAGGCCTTTGATATGGGCATGGTCAATGCAGTAATACCGCATGCCGAACTGGAGACAACAGCCTATGAATGGGCACAGGAAATCTTGGCCAAATCGCCCACATCCATCAAGATGCTCAAGTTTGCCATGAACCTGACCGATGATGGAATGGTAGGGCAACAGGTATTTGCAGGGGAAGCGACGCGGTTGGCCTACATGACCGAAGAGGCTAAAGAAGGAAGGAATGCCTTTTTGGAAAAGAGAAAACCGAACTTCAAGCATATCAAGTGGATTCCTTGA
- a CDS encoding alpha/beta hydrolase yields MKHFETKYTTHDNLVLYLQAWIPDQPKASMLLVHGLGEHSSRYAHFADKLVGEGIAVFTFDGRGHGKSSNPKPTAYFANYQDYLKDIDALFLKVKTYIPGIPAFLFGHSMGGGMTAAYVLEYRPEAKGVILSAPALQPADDVSQLLIAVSSLVSKLAPKLKVLKLDSNKISRDPEEVRKYDADPLVYHDPVPARTGYELLRIMDAIKEKAASFHYPLLLLHGSDDQLTNPKGSEIFFRNVASKDKTFHRYPELFHELINEPEKELVINDILEWIKARMSS; encoded by the coding sequence ATGAAGCATTTCGAAACAAAATATACCACGCATGATAATTTGGTGCTCTATCTTCAGGCTTGGATTCCCGATCAACCCAAGGCTTCTATGCTGCTTGTCCATGGTCTTGGGGAGCATAGTAGCCGGTATGCACATTTTGCTGACAAACTCGTTGGGGAAGGTATAGCAGTGTTCACATTTGACGGTAGAGGTCATGGAAAGTCCTCAAACCCCAAACCAACTGCCTATTTTGCCAATTATCAGGACTATTTGAAAGATATTGATGCCCTGTTTCTCAAGGTCAAAACCTATATCCCCGGAATTCCTGCATTTCTTTTTGGCCACAGTATGGGTGGGGGAATGACAGCGGCCTATGTCTTGGAATATCGGCCAGAGGCAAAAGGTGTCATCCTTAGTGCTCCTGCTTTGCAGCCAGCTGATGACGTCTCCCAATTGTTGATCGCTGTTTCCAGCTTGGTAAGTAAGTTGGCCCCTAAACTCAAAGTGCTCAAGTTGGACAGTAACAAGATTTCCCGTGATCCTGAGGAAGTGAGGAAGTATGATGCAGACCCTTTGGTGTATCATGATCCGGTTCCCGCCAGGACGGGTTATGAACTGCTCAGGATAATGGATGCAATTAAAGAAAAAGCCGCTTCTTTCCATTATCCCTTGCTCTTGCTTCACGGATCGGATGATCAACTGACTAATCCCAAGGGTTCTGAGATTTTCTTTAGGAATGTGGCTTCGAAGGACAAGACTTTTCACCGCTATCCTGAACTTTTCCATGA